A single region of the Plantactinospora soyae genome encodes:
- a CDS encoding DUF4142 domain-containing protein, translating into MATARSAVKATRRTATVLAGLVVGLLMLPGVGMAAPAGPTQLGATDMALLNGVRLAGLWEMPAGTMAAEKGVNQRVREVGAEIAKQHDKLDELTVEAANKLGVQLPAEPSAQQKGWLDEMAKASGDRFDRIFVDRLRAAHGAIFPVIGAVRSGTRNETVRKLAEDANGFVMTHMTLLESTGLVRYAELPPVAMPVPPDSSLVANAKANAEFGTGLNTTVIWAVLLGAVALGGMATIRVFRGGR; encoded by the coding sequence CTCGTCGTCGGACTGCTGATGTTGCCCGGTGTGGGCATGGCGGCACCGGCCGGGCCGACCCAACTCGGTGCGACCGACATGGCCCTGTTGAACGGGGTACGGCTGGCCGGGCTGTGGGAGATGCCGGCCGGAACGATGGCGGCCGAAAAGGGCGTGAATCAGCGGGTCCGGGAGGTCGGCGCCGAGATCGCCAAGCAGCACGACAAGTTGGACGAGTTGACCGTCGAGGCGGCCAACAAGCTGGGCGTCCAGTTGCCCGCCGAGCCGAGCGCCCAGCAGAAGGGCTGGCTCGACGAGATGGCGAAGGCGTCCGGTGATCGGTTCGACCGGATCTTCGTGGACCGGCTCCGGGCGGCGCACGGCGCGATCTTCCCGGTCATCGGGGCGGTCCGGTCGGGCACCCGGAACGAGACCGTACGCAAGCTCGCCGAGGACGCCAACGGCTTCGTGATGACCCACATGACCCTGCTGGAGAGCACCGGCCTGGTCCGTTACGCGGAACTGCCCCCGGTGGCCATGCCCGTGCCGCCGGACAGTTCCCTGGTGGCCAACGCGAAGGCCAACGCGGAGTTCGGTACCGGACTGAACACGACGGTCATCTGGGCGGTGCTGCTCGGTGCGGTGGCGCTGGGCGGCATGGCGACGATCCGGGTCTTCCGCGGCGGCAGGTAG